Part of the Pirellulales bacterium genome, AATGGCGGCGGAATAAAGCCCCGGATTGATGCCGACAAACAGCACTGCAAGGCGGGGCTGGATGAGATCGGGCACCTGACGGACGCGCGCGGCCTGCAACTGTTCGCGGGTTGGCTTCCAAACTCGAATCGGAGACGACTTCATGGAACTATTCGGGCATGCCGCGCTGAATATAGGCGAACAACCGTTTGGCGAAATCGGAGACCAACACGACCGAATCGGGGCGCAGTTCGACATTGTTGAGGAACTGTAACCGCAGCGAAGGAGCGTCGACGAAGTAGTGTGGCACCACACCCACAAAAAAGTAGCCCAGCGCTTCGATGGCCTCCAGTTGGCTAGCGACCGCCGAGTGGCGCATGGGCAAATCGAGCTGAATCACGGCCATGCCGTGCAGGCAAAGCGCGCGTGTCTGCTGTCGCAAGCGCTCGATCAAATCGGGGCCGTAGGCCTTAACAACGATATACGCGATGCCGCGCGAGGCAACACAGGCGACATCGAGTTCCGTTTTCTCCGCCAGCGGCGTTTCGCCGGTGAGTGGCTCAAGCCGCACGCCGACATTGTCGTGGATGGCGGCGATCATCTCGGCATGGCGCGGGGGCAGAAACGCGCGGCTGGTTTGGTAGTCCGCGAGCGGTTTGTAGAACACCACCAGCGAATGGCGCAGGTCGTCGGCCGCATGCAGGTCGTTGAACTGGACACTGCCCGGGGCAAACGCGAGCAGCAGCCCGCACTCGCGCGAGTTCATGCCGAGATTGGCGCGCTGCGTATAGGGATGCACGGTGACGGCGTCGGAGAAGACGCCAGGGAGGCGACGGTCGTGGGCCACGCCGTTGAGCAGCGTTTTCATGCGCGTGAGACAGCCGCCGCCGCGGGCCTCGGGCATGACAAAGGCCTGTCCTTCCTCAGGAATTTCGCGCAGCGGCGAAAAAACGAGCGCCAAATGGCCATAGACGCGATCTCGATCGTCGACCACCACCACGCTGGTCAGATCGCCGGCGGCGTTCATCGCGATAAGCCGCTCGGGAATGTAGACGTGCTCGCCGAAATAGGAGTAGCCATAGACGCGGTAGGCGCAGCGCGCAATTTGCGCGGCGTCTGCCGGTTGAAACAGGCGCACGCGCAGTTGCCGGGGGTCGGGGGATGGTTCTTCGCGCTCCGCATCGGCCAGATGCGCCGGAGGCGGATGCTCGGACCAGCCGCCAGGGAGCGGAAACAGGAGGTCGACCGCCTTGCCATCGCGCCCCAGATTGACGAACCGCAGCTCGGGCAGCAGTCGCTGCATCAAAAAGACGCCGAGCCCCTTGTCCTGTCCTTGCGCGGGATCGAACGGCGGCAGATGGGCAAAGTCGCAGGGGGCGCCGCGGTCGTGCACGCGGATCCTAAGCTGCGCGCGATCGAGAGAGCAGGCGACCGAGAAAGTGGCCTCTTCGTCCGCGCGGTAGGCATGTTTGACGACATTGGAGCAGGCTTCTTCGACCACGATCTC contains:
- a CDS encoding ATP-binding protein — encoded protein: MTDQTKTVPASELFSLRLPNHLDAPRVARAAVAAQLRSIGYQTAVLQRVEIVVEEACSNVVKHAYRADEEATFSVACSLDRAQLRIRVHDRGAPCDFAHLPPFDPAQGQDKGLGVFLMQRLLPELRFVNLGRDGKAVDLLFPLPGGWSEHPPPAHLADAEREEPSPDPRQLRVRLFQPADAAQIARCAYRVYGYSYFGEHVYIPERLIAMNAAGDLTSVVVVDDRDRVYGHLALVFSPLREIPEEGQAFVMPEARGGGCLTRMKTLLNGVAHDRRLPGVFSDAVTVHPYTQRANLGMNSRECGLLLAFAPGSVQFNDLHAADDLRHSLVVFYKPLADYQTSRAFLPPRHAEMIAAIHDNVGVRLEPLTGETPLAEKTELDVACVASRGIAYIVVKAYGPDLIERLRQQTRALCLHGMAVIQLDLPMRHSAVASQLEAIEALGYFFVGVVPHYFVDAPSLRLQFLNNVELRPDSVVLVSDFAKRLFAYIQRGMPE